From the genome of Argentina anserina chromosome 4, drPotAnse1.1, whole genome shotgun sequence, one region includes:
- the LOC126789989 gene encoding U-box domain-containing protein 44-like → MALELIPIGTILAVLTNKIIKTAQAAKDVIDKESFKVLSKHLFDVELVLKDLQLQNLNDSQATMLALEFLESDVKKANNLIEKYKNRSRFYLLVRCRHMVKEVQDVIRDMGKSLAALSLANTEALSRISDQMNRLHNEMQRVEFEASQSQIQITDRLNQGLQDQILDQGFANDMLEKIAMEVGVPLEPSKMSKELADIRKEKEEAANRKERAEAFFLGQVIELLSRADAARDYEEVKKTYNQRVQAIERYDTSEEHIPPLKAFICYLKGTVMVEPVSLCTGTTCERSAIIAWFESGERTDPETREILEDTSWRSNLPLRKSIEEWKELNYCLKIRSSKVKLLSGVETLMLEALSQMQDLMRENYINKDWMAIEGLTDSIINILGTSHNRDVKRRILITLKDLVEGHARNKEEIVESPGWDQILGCLGRDSSISKAAIELLYDLLQERSGWNVSVCKKLAQQCSTTIFLVTLLKGPLKESAEIAEKILLKLFDIDEENISRPAKSGWYKPLIDRIVQGPEKSRIARVRTLLDMELVDSDLKLLGEEGIIPPLLEMLSGSIGSIESSLSALGQLSSCHANKELIAASGGVNLVLKLMDSNVRSIIVAKCYEMLEKFTSDDDGAKFFVDENGSPLEMEPIVSNLIELQPNPNLSYNVRRPALQTLHGICKFDARLVKKAVLTANAISLVLPLLDNTESPIREIAINLLFLFSQHEPDGVVEYLLKPRRLEALVGFLENDEKGDVQMAAAGLLANLPKSEISLTIKLIELGGHTAIINILRRGNMKAKENALSALFRFTDPTNLESQRMLVEGGAYPLLVNVLRSSSVTAKARAAALIGNLSTSSQKLSAASKPTGYWCFKASSGPLCPAHGGICSVTSTFCLLEAKALPDLVRLLYGEVYETSIEAMQTLSTLVVESSPQRGANVLHEADAIKPILETLNWGTDSLKEEALSLLEKIFKSKEMVEKYGSNARLRLASLTSRSIHEDGRHWRKATRVMSLLERYSKSSTSIETILIFL, encoded by the exons ATGGCGTTGGAGCTCATACCTATTGGAACAATCTTGGCGGTTTTAACTAACAAGATCATCAAAACAGCTCAAGCTGCAAAGGATGTTATTGACAAAGAGAGTTTCAAAGTCCTGTCAAAGCATTTGTTTGACGTTGAACTGGTTCTAAAAGATTTACAGCTTCAGAATCTGAATGATTCTCAAGCTACAATGCTGGCTTTGGAGTTCCTAGAAAGCGATGTAAAAAAGGCCAATAATCTTATTGAGAAGTACAAAAATCGATCTCGATTCTACTTGCTTGTCAGGTGCCGACACATGGTCAAGGAGGTACAAGACGTTATAAGAGACATGGGAAAGTCTTTAGCTGCTCTATCTCTTGCAAATACTGAAGCGTTATCAAGGATATCTGATCAGATGAATAGGCTGCATAATGAGATGCAAAGGGTAGAATTTGAGGCCTCACAGTCTCAGATTCAAATTACTGACAGGCTGAATCAGGGTCTTCAAGACCAGATCCTTGACCAGGGTTTCGCTAATGATATGCTCGAAAAAATAGCTATGGAAGTTGGGGTGCCTTTAGAGCCCTCAAAGATGAGCAAAGAGCTTGCAGATATCAGAAAGGAGAAAGAGGAAGCTGCTAACAGGAAAGAAAGAGCTGAAGCTTTTTTCTTAGGACAGGTTATTGAGCTGCTCTCTCGAGCTGATGCTGCAAGGGATTATGAAGAAGTAAAGAAGACATACAACCAACGTGTTCAGGCCATAGAGAGATATGACACAAGTGAAGAGCacattccaccacttaaagcTTTTATTTGCTATCTGAAAGGAACTGTGATGGTTGAACCGGTCAGCCTTTGCACTGGTACTACATGCGAGAGATCTGCCATCATAGCTTGGTTTGAAAGTGGAGAGAGAACCGACCCAGAAACTAGAGAGATTCTTGAAGATACTTCCTGGCGGTCTAATCTTCCATtaagaaaatcaatagaagAGTGGAAAGAACTTAATTACTGCCTCAAGATCAGGTCTTCCAAAGTAAAATTGTTATCCGGTGTTGAGACATTGATGTTAGAGGCTTTAAGCCAAATGCAAGATCTCATGCGAGAGAATTATATTAACAAGGACTGGATGGCAATCGAAGGGCTCACTGATAGTATAATCAATATCCTTGGGACCTCTCACAACAGAGATGTGAAGCGCAGGATTTTGATCACCTTAAAGGATCTTGTAGAAGGCCATGCAAGAAACAAG GAAGAAATTGTTGAGTCCCCAGGTTGGGATCAGATCTTAGGCTGCTTAGGTCGGGACTCGAGCATCTCAAAGGCTGCAATTGAATTGCTATATGATTTGCTGCAAGAGAGATCTGGTTGGAACGTGTCTGTATGTAAGAAACTTGCCCAACAATGCAGCACAACTATTTTCCTTGTTACCCTCTTAAAGGGCCCTTTGAAGGAGTCGGCTGAAATTGCTGAAAAAATCTTGTTGAAGCTTTTCGACATAGATGAGGAGAACATTTCTCGTCCAGCTAAATCTGGCTGGTATAAGCCACTTATTGATCGTATAGTTCAAG GGCCAGAGAAGTCAAGGATAGCAAGGGTCAGAACACTTCTTGACATGGAATTGGTCGACTCAGATTTGAAGCTCCTAGGTGAGGAAGGAATTATACCTCCTTTGCTTGAAATGTTATCTGGAAGTATTGGATCTATAGAATCATCTTTATCTGCTTTGGGTCAATTGTCAAGTTGCCATGCCAACAAAGAGTTGATTGCTGCTTCAGGTGGAGTTAATCTAGTTCTGAAACTAATGGACTCTAATGTGCGCTCAATTATAGTTGCTAAATGCTATGAAATGCTGGAGAAGTTCACTTCTGATGATGATGGAGCTAAATTCTTTGTTGATGAAAATGGTTCACCACTTGAGATGGAACCGATTGTCTCCAATTTGATTGAATTACAACCGAATCCCAACTTGTCTTACAATGTGAGACGACCTGCCTTGCAGACACTCCATGGAATATGCAAGTTTGATGCTAGGTTGGTTAAAAAAGCGGTTCTCACTGCCAATGCCATATCTCTGGTCCTTCCTCTTCTTGATAACACCGAGTCACCAATACGTGAGATTGCTATAAATTTACTTTTCCTCTTCTCCCAGCATGAGCCTGATGGAGTAGTAGAATACCTTCTCAAGCCAAGAAGGCTGGAAGCTTTAGTGGGTTTTCTCGAGAATGATGAGAAAGGTGATGTACAGATGGCTGCAGCTGGCCTATTGGCTAACCtcccaaaatcagaaatatCCCTAACTATAAAATTAATTGAACTGGGTGGTCATACTGCAATCATAAACATTTTGAGAAGAGGGAATatgaaagcaaaagaaaatgctCTAAGTGCTTTATTTAGGTTTACAGATCCCACAAATCTTGAGTCGCAGCGCATGTTAGTTGAAGGTGGAGCATACCCTTTGCTTGTGAACGTTCTCAGGTCTAGCTCAGTGACTGCAAAGGCAAGAGCTGCAGCTCTAATTGGTAATCTTTCAACTAGCAGTCAAAAACTCTCAGCTGCATCAAAACCAACGGGTTATTGGTGTTTCAAGGCATCCTCCGGTCCTCTATGCCCGGCACATGGCGGGATATGCAGTGTGACTTCTACATTTTGTCTCTTGGAAGCCAAGGCATTGCCTGACTTGGTAAGACTCTTATATGGTGAGGTTTATGAAACTTCCATTGAAGCAATGCAGACTCTTTCCACACTGGTTGTTGAATCCTCTCCTCAAAGAGGAGCCAATGTCTTGCATGAGGCTGATGCCATAAAACCTATACTGGAGACTTTGAATTGGGGAACAGACTCGCTAAAAGAAGAGGCATTGAGTCTTCTGGAAAAGATCTTTAAGTCAAAGGAAATGGTTGAGAAGTATGGATCAAATGCCAGATTGCGCCTTGCTAGTCTAACTAGTCGGAGTATTCATGAGGATGGCCGTCATTGGAGGAAGGCGACCAGGGTCATGTCACTCCTTGAACGTTATTCAAAATCATCGACATCTATCGAAACTATCTTAATCTTTCTCTGA